The sequence TCAGTCTCAGCACTATATGAGCTTGAAATAGTTCTGCGTGAATGATTGGTAGAGAAAATGAGGGCTAGGATTTGGGAGAAAACAACAGTAATCTTTGGAAACATTTTCTTTGTTGCGGGGCTGAATGATTACAGGTTCATTTatgagaaaattcccacaacCCGATTTATTTTCCAGTGATGCACTAAAGAGAAAATCAAAGTTGTCTGTAAATGCTAAAGCAAGGCCACATTTTGCCAAGTGAATATTTCATATAcaaatgaatttttaaagagATGAGAAAAAGCTACAATACTATTTGAGGCGTTCTTTGTTCATTAAACAACAGATACAGTATTTGTTGGGTTTCATAATTCCTCTTCAAAGTGGATAATGTTTAATTTTCACATTCTTTGGGTGCaggagcttttgcccagcgatttcTTAAGCGCTATTTGGACATCTTTGTTTCTCAGGCTGTACACTAAGGGGTTCAACAATGGAGTCACCATTgtgtaagagacagaaataaaaataGTCTGATCTAGCGTGTAACTGTTTTCGGGCCCGAAATGGATAATGCCAGCACACCCAAAGTGCACCACGACCACAATAAGATGGGAGGCACAAGTGGAAAAGGCTTTTCGCTTCCCAGCCGTTGTGGGGATTTTCAAGACAGTGTTTGCAATTAAAATGTATGAGAGAAGGATGAACAGGAATGCACAAATTATAACCAAAACACAAATAATGAAAATGACCATTTCACCTATGTAGTTTCGGCTGCAGGCTAATTCAAGCAAAGGTTCTATTTCACAAAAGAAGTGCTTAACTTCATTTGGCCCACAGAAAGGCAAGGTAAATATGATTATAGTCTCTGAGGTGGAAAAAAGaaatccagttgttgctgaacaagCCACCAGTTTGGTGCAGAGTCTTTGATTCATCAAAATCTGATAACGTAAAGGTTTGCATATGGAGACATATCGGTCATACCCCATCACTGCTAGAAGAAAACAATTTGTGAATGCAAAGCCCAGGAAAATGTACATCTGAGTAGCACagccaatgaaggaaatggtctTCTTTTCTCTTAGAAGATTTGCAAGCATATTGGGGATAATGACAAGTGAGTAGCAGATTTCTGAGAAGgagaggatggagaggaagaagtacatggggatGTGGAGGCTGCGGTTAAGACATATCGTAGTGATGATGATTATATTTGCCATCAAAGTTATCAGGTAAATTAGAGAGAACACCAGAAACAATGGAATCTGCAGTTCTGGGAAATTGGAAAATCCAGCAAGGATAAATTCTGTCACCATTGTATGATTTTCTCTTCCCATTGATGCAGCACCTGAAAATAAACTTTAAAGGTGTTACAGATTGCAACAGTGCTCAACAGCTGACTTTTCGTATAAAAATACGGGGGGAATTACTTGttcataaaattattttttatttttcttatttattaaatttatgtcctTCAGCTGAATATCACAGGCcactttacaatataaaaacagaaaatgcataaCAGGACCGTAAAAATGCATAATGTGACAGTAGCAAATTAAAGAACAAATGATTTTATGACCTTTAAACATCACTCCATACAGCTGACTGAGAAAAGGCCGCCTCCATTTGCCCAATGGTAGAGCCGGCCTCAGTAGATAGAGCCTGGCACAA is a genomic window of Podarcis muralis chromosome 17, rPodMur119.hap1.1, whole genome shotgun sequence containing:
- the LOC114588071 gene encoding olfactory receptor 10R2-like, which produces MGRENHTMVTEFILAGFSNFPELQIPLFLVFSLIYLITLMANIIIITTICLNRSLHIPMYFFLSILSFSEICYSLVIIPNMLANLLREKKTISFIGCATQMYIFLGFAFTNCFLLAVMGYDRYVSICKPLRYQILMNQRLCTKLVACSATTGFLFSTSETIIIFTLPFCGPNEVKHFFCEIEPLLELACSRNYIGEMVIFIICVLVIICAFLFILLSYILIANTVLKIPTTAGKRKAFSTCASHLIVVVVHFGCAGIIHFGPENSYTLDQTIFISVSYTMVTPLLNPLVYSLRNKDVQIALKKSLGKSSCTQRM